The window GCGCCGCAACACCTCCTGGGCCTCGGGGTTGTCCTTGCGGATCACGTTGCCGATGATCGCGAGCTGCGGGGCCGCGGTGTCGATGTTCTCGGGTCTGTAGCCGTTGAAGGGCTTTATGCCGAGCGCGGCAATCTGTTCGCTCATTGGCGGATAGAGCGTCTCGTCAGTGCCGCTGACCTTGTGGCCCGCCTCCACCAGTAGGCCTGCCAACGATCCCATCCCGGTCCCGCCGATGCCTAACATATGTATCTTCATAGGTTATTTTTTACACACCTCTCCTATTCTAACTTATTGAAGTATCTAGACTTTTTACGATACAGGGAGTGAAAAAGCAAGTGAATTCGAGGCGTTGCACACGGGATCCGGCGGAATTTATTTGTGAGCGATCAACACATCATGGATGAGGTCGTGGATCGCCGGCCTGAACGCGGTGATCATCTGATTGGTCGAGGTGGGATGTATCCGATTCGTGAGCAGCACCACCCAGTAATCCGCGGAGAGATCTATCCACAACGAACAGCCCGTATATCCCAGGTGCCCTATGGAATTGGGCGAGAAGAGATGCCCTGACGCGGAATTCTTCCTGGAGGGCCGGTTCCAGCCGCCGACGAACTGCTCGCCTGCTGGTTTTTGTTTTGCTTCCTTGAGAAAATCTCTCACCACGTCGGGCT of the bacterium genome contains:
- a CDS encoding Mur ligase domain-containing protein; protein product: MLGIGGTGMGSLAGLLVEAGHKVSGTDETLYPPMSEQIAALGIKPFNGYRPENIDTAAPQLAIIGNVIRKDNPEAQEVLRR